DNA from Bombus vancouverensis nearcticus chromosome 14, iyBomVanc1_principal, whole genome shotgun sequence:
ACCTAAACTTTTTAAGTTTATTTCTGTTAtctgtttatggatggtccttgaaACAGCCCTTAGGTTGTTACACGTCCTTACTAATTACGGGGAAAGCAGGTAGTTACTTAATGGGAAAAACCCAATACTCGACTAACGAAAAAGCTGGTTTTTGCCATAAACAATATTACCTACTAGCcgcgttggtaggaggctttctcctcctatcttcatttattaacataaccaattggcatcgtggatcgttatcctcacttttcctaacggaaGGTGCGAACAGCGAATCCGCGTCGTTAATTAAGAAGGAcgcacccacaccgagctttcctccgtaatgagACGAGAACACCTGGGAAGAAATAGACAAAAACCATCGAACAGTGAACATCTCTCCGATCGGTGTAAACTTGTGCTGTGCTAGAAAATAAAgacaatagttgtgttacgactcagctattttattttcatcaacCCACCCCTAAGTTTACGTGACAAGGATGAAGTTGGAACCGAGGAAGGACTCCCGAAGCCCGGAGGAAAGCCGACCGGCCGCATGGCCAAAAGCATCGTGCTTTAAATGCCATAAGAAGGGACACCGCGCCTCATTGCCCGTTGCagctatttcctttttttaaagagacttatagaattactccatgcctttgttagacaaagcgttcatcccttgaccgcggttacattgggcgacagactgtcgcctcgagccaaagctcactgtcactaatctcgaacaattacaatcggattgaataactacgattatttaattacagctatagtggACTCTAGATTACATTGTTGGGGGGGGGGttatcccgaagttccaaaggggaggcttcgatgtcctttcatctccgacatatttatatTCTTAATCATCataagattttattttaatttattctataaaatttcaAGGGTACGGACACTCAACGCCAGTCACCATAGGAGGAAAAGCATTCTGCATGGCATACGCCATGGTAGGCATTCCTCTCGGTCTGATAATGTTCCAGAGTATCGGTGAACGTCTGAACAAGTTCGCCTCTGTAGTCATCAAACGAGCAAAGACGTATTTAAGATGTCAGAAAACAGAAGCAACTGAGATTAATCTAATGCTCGCGACTGGTTTACTTTCGAGCATAATTATCACGACTGGAGCTGCTGTGTTCTCGCGTTACGAGGGATGGAGCTACTTCGACAGCTTCTACTACTGTTTTGTCACGCTGACTACCATCGGTTTTGGTGATTACGTCGCCTTACAGGTAAATTCGTCTAAcgataaattcaatattttatcgaaatctTATCAAACCTTTGTCAATTCGTATTAATAACCCTGATATTTTATCGAAGTTTCATAAGAAGTTagaatttgttaatttttagCAAGAACTTTTTTGTTGCTTGAATTTTATTGCTTCGTTATTATTAGTTTCTCAATTCATTTTTGTTGATAGGAGAGTATTTCTTCTTCAATTCGCTTtatcttaatatttaaatttagcaaaagaCTTTTGTAATATTTGTTTGTGATGAAAACGTTGCAGAATGATCACGCACTTTCCAATAAACCTGGATACGTGGCCTTAAGCTTAGTCTTTATACTATTCGGCCTGGCCGTCGTCGCTGCCAGCATAAACTTACTCGTCCTCCGCTTTATGACGATGTAAGTACATATTCCCTCACCCCAAAGCGTGCACATATATCTCACTTGTCCCCTTTTACTTATCGCCATTCTGTCTTCTCAGGCCACGCAGTAAATGTAGGTCACGTCCAAGATATTACTCTTCAAAAATTTATGTGATATCTTTGAGCACATTTCCACTTATTTCGCTTCTTCAATGATCAAAAAGTAAAGAGGGTTTcttttaacaaaatttcaattattcacagtcaaattttttttattaaaaacttcCAAAGATTGAAAAGAATTCTCCagttatatttataacattacacTTAATAAGAGAGTTCTATCCCTAGATATCAAAGAAATATCAAAGTATTGCTACCGATTGTATGTTCTCAAGTCGTATGActtgaaattttgaattttgaattttgaaGCCCTGAAAAATTCTGAAATTTCTAATCTTTCTTAATTGTTAAATAGGAACACGGGTGACGCTCGCCGCGACGAAGAGCTTCAACCAGCTTCTCATCACGTGTTAACACTAGACGGTGAGGTGGTCGCTGTAAATGGAAAACTATTAGCTGGCCACGTGCCCATAGTTCACGACACGGATGACTGCGTGAGCGTGTGCTCGTGCACGTGTCTAGGACCACCGAATTCTGAGCTTCTGGACCAAGGTTACCAAGGCTACAGGCCTCCTTCAATCTCGAGCCTTCGCGTGAAACGTGCATCCGTCTGATGGAAGGAGTTCCGTCGTCGCAGTTTACGTCGTCGATTATCGAGAGCTGACAGCAGAGAACTACTTGGTATCGACGTGTAAAAGATCGACTCGAAAATTAATATAACCAAATGGATTTAAAAATCCGTGAAGGAAACAATGACATTGGAAATAATTTCATTGGTATAGTTCACAATGGAGATTTTCAAGTTGATTCAAATTGGACCGATGTTCGAAATTGTGTTCTTATAAGatctaccttataacgttataacgttcaaGGACTCGTTATCGATTTTTGAAGACGTATTTTGAAGACAGCCAGTGGAGTTTGTTCTGTGGAGGTGACTTTAGAATTGAACTATTGAATTGTACTTGGCTCATGTTGTAACATTACGAATAGTCGTAAGAAGAAGGACGTTCAGAGAATGTTTGATCGTTTGTAGACGATTTTGTAACGGTTTGTAACGGTTTGTAACGGTTTCGTACGTTTCATATCGTACCACGGACCATTTTCTCCCGGTGAATTCCGAGAGAGTTTCAAATTCTCTAGAAAATTTAAGAATTCGAATTCGTATTCGGTGTTTATGCTGTGTCATATGTATTGAacgattattgaaattattgaagATTGTAGATTAGTCATGAAGGTTGCATTGGTATTAGAAATTGTTGCTTAGAGGATTGCTTTGTTCCGAAGATAAGTTGGGTTTCttcgaataaattttcaaattaaaattttttatgattttCACTACCTATGTTGCATGTTAATAAAatcttttacattttacaaaaatctgTTCTCAAAGTGTACGTATATGATTTACATAAATTATGACAGAAGTATTTGCCTAGATTTTGATATCCTTCAAAAATGTTATACGGACAAAACGATCCTcgtaaaagagaaaataatttgtttGATGAAAGTTGAAGAAGTAGAGATCGCCGTTTCGATCTCGGTTATTTGTATGTATACTGAATATATAAAACGTAAACAGAACAATATCCAGGCCTCGTTAGCATGAttgttaaatacatatatacgacTCGATGTTTGTACTAATAAACGTAAAAGCTGGAAAATGTGAAAATTTCACGTAAATCGTCAATCGACGAAAAGAAAAAGTCGATCCTAGGAAGTAGCTTAATTTTGTAGCTACGAAAATTGTGA
Protein-coding regions in this window:
- the Task7 gene encoding TWIK-related acid-sensitive K[+] channel 7, giving the protein MKRQNVRTLSLVVCTFTYLLIGAAVFDALESNTERKRWEFLSEVRRNMIKKYNITQEDYIMLEIVIIENKPHKAGPQWKFAGAFYFATLVLAMIGYGHSTPVTIGGKAFCMAYAMVGIPLGLIMFQSIGERLNKFASVVIKRAKTYLRCQKTEATEINLMLATGLLSSIIITTGAAVFSRYEGWSYFDSFYYCFVTLTTIGFGDYVALQNDHALSNKPGYVALSLVFILFGLAVVAASINLLVLRFMTMNTGDARRDEELQPASHHVLTLDGEVVAVNGKLLAGHVPIVHDTDDCVSVCSCTCLGPPNSELLDQGYQGYRPPSISSLRVKRASV